A section of the Humulus lupulus chromosome 2, drHumLupu1.1, whole genome shotgun sequence genome encodes:
- the LOC133814605 gene encoding uncharacterized protein LOC133814605, which translates to MVHTRFSSASPASQTNIPNSKSNMKYAVAYVSEARVKRRLYNCKHEVRKAKRTKKSQLIIEEPCEYAPKGMNFLIHPDNRCSSKIASTIKYSQIQAIHEKLSKKQVSDFGDSCFGHFLTLPEFTMQHQLIHNLLLRELQQPNKLEIWAGVNGMKLRFGMREFALVTGLWCFGSTDKMKYVSKDNGLYSTYFKDHFKINNKIVVKNSKKESNKDGKKKDKAFYRLLGFPYAFQVWFFECCPYLNGRYCHLSQGSIPRIVKWSSNIQPSFAEVTELLSLNVAELKLRNIYPTSKERENSEIKSLFPKEKEDIEVDIGVPDNVRVAQGLRATNSRVDALGDDDFVETPPRSVASGSSPSLPTIHPHSDVGGCSSLTSEMPHVSLSSMHAQLRALEACNKRLEESNTRLEASNKKLEESHKIVINELSSLKSHVHEGFLNLHNLFSSHFVGKQDSHDIEEDDNTNIVDDEMVENNSKEEDEKEEDESEEEEVHQSEEDNDESDDDDDDDEDNAKCVGEDNDDEEEEKDDNHEKYNGGNKDEDSKVELILFFPSQVAQVDEVASHVAGEVVDAALKVAGEVVDFQVAKDPEVAGVATEVAEAVVEDPKVSFLDSLSDIELDKAIQNAYKAVDAMKATGVTSIPCTTIVPYVGSSESNLGYVTPALPKRTIKLPPCLQSPFLQTFCSCSGESSVIQSTGGIKVVKGLCPLDEKIGELPDFVTVQEFYVWLDKGMKSNNKSRLYSKEDNLIIPGLQLGVDVITKKMWFHALQYSGQPILKSHVDVVFYYLRKKGMYRDSTVLKFTTTDTTFQKRIEAIYDSFLKKNHGHGVMNRNHVVVEVMMGFGLSCNKSWLQSCDRKDHVALLAIEPFRFLLPTYLSIIGFYERTDIDFSSKPYVGRPQASSFEVVMDDDIPSGSLIDSAIYMFSFAEYFIGRKEIPRCDFDVEFHRSRLAYLLYSYAMGKQECGYESAREYALS; encoded by the exons ATGGTTCATACACGGTTTTCGTCTGCATCTCCTGCATCTCAAACAAATATTCCAAATTCTAAATCAAATATGAAATATGCAGTTGCTTATGTTAGTGAAGCAAGAGTGAAGAGAAGGCTCTATAATTGCAAACATGAAGTTAGGAAAGCAAAAAGAACCAAAAAAAGCCAATTAATTATTGAAGAACCTTGTGAATATGCTCCTAAG GGTATGAATTTCCTAATTCATCCGGATAATCGTTGTTCTTCAAAAATTGCTTCTACAATCAAATATTCTCAGATTCAAGCTATCCATGAAAAGCTTTCAAAGAAGCAAGTTAGTGACTTTGGTGATTCATGTTTTGGCCATTTCCTAACTCTGCCAGAGTTCACAATGCAACATCAACTTATCCACAATCTATTGCTAAGAGAGTTGCAACAACCCAACAAACTAGAGATTTGGGCTGGTGTAAATGGAATGAAGCTTCGTTTTGGGATGAGGGAGTTTGCATTGGTCACTGGTTTATGGTGTTTTGGATCCACAGATAAAATGAAATATGTTTCAAAGGATAATGGTCTTTATTCTACATATTTTAAGGATCATTTTAAGATCAATAACAAA ATTGTTGTAAAAAATAGTAAAAAAGAGAGCAACAAAGATGGAAAGAAAAAAGACAAGGCTTTCTATAGGTTGCTTGGGTTTCCATATGCCTTTCAAGTATGGTTTTTTGAGTGTTGTCCATACTTGAATGGGAGATATTGTCATCTCTCTCAAGGATCTATCCCACGTATTGTCAAATGGTCAAGCAACATTCAACCTTCATTTGCAGAAGTGACCGAGTTGTTATCTTTGAATGTTGCAGAG TTGAAATTGAGGAATATATATCCTACTTCCAAGGAGAGAGAAAATTCAGAAATAAAGAGTTTGTTtccaaaagaaaaggaagataTTGAGGTTGACATTGGTGTTCCTGATAATGTTAGAGTTGCTCAAGGACTTAGAGCAACTAATTCTAGAGTTGATGCATTAGGAGATGATGACTTTGTGGAGACTCCACCTCGGTCTGTTGCTAGTGGTTCTTCACCTTCTTTGCCTACTATTCATCCTCACTCTGATGTTGGTGGTTGTTCATCTCTTACGTCTGAGATGCCTCATGTTTCGCTAAGTAGCATGCATGCACAGTTGCGAGCTTTAGAAGCATGCAACAAGAGATTAGAAGAAAGCAACACAAGATTAGAAGCAAGCAACAAGAAATTAGAAGAGAGCCACAAGATTGTTATTAATGAGTTGTCTTCATTGAAGAGTCATGTTCATGAAGGATTTTTGAATCTTCATAATTTATTTAGTTCCCATTTTGTAGGGAAACAG GATTCTCATGATATTGAGGAAGATGACAATACCAACATTGTTGATGATGAAATGGTTGAAAATAATtcgaaagaagaagatgaaaaagaggAGGATGagtctgaagaagaagaagtgcaTCAATCTGAAGAAGATAACGATGaaagtgatgatgatgatgatgatgatgaagacaaTGCAAAGTGTGTTGGAGAAGacaatgatgatgaagaagaagagaaagatgaTAATCATGAAAAATACAATGGAGGAAACAAGGATGAGGATTCTAAAGTTGAGTtaattttatttt TTCCATCTCAAGTTGCCCAAGTTGATGAAGTTGCTAGTCATGTTGCTGGTGAGGTTGTTGATGCTGCGTTAAAAGTTGCTGGTGAGGTTGTTGATTTTCAAGTTGCTAAAGATCCAGAAGTTGCTGGAGTTGCAACTGAGGTTGCAGAGGCAGTTGTTGAAGATCCAAAAGTCTCTTTTTTGGATTCTTTATCAGACATTGAATTGGATAAGGCTATACAAAATGCCTATAAAGCTGTAGATGCGATGAAGGCAACTGGG GTAACTTCTATTCCTTGCACAACTATTGTCCCTTATGTTGGTAGTAGTGAGAGTAACTTGGGATATGTTACTCCTGCTCTACCAAAAAGGACAATTAAGCTTCCACCATGCCTGCAGTCACCTTTTTTGCAaactttttgttcttgttctggGGAAAGTAGTGTGATTCAATCAACAGGAGGAATCAAGGTTGTCAAAGGACTTTGCCCATTAGATGAAAAAATTGGTGAATTGCCTGACTTTGTCACTGTTCAAGAATTCTATGTATGGCTTGATAAAGGAATGAAAAGTAATAACaa ATCGAGATTGTACTCTAAAGAAGACAACCTTATCATTCCTGGGTTGCAACTTGGGGTAGATGTTATTACTAAGAAgatgtggtttcatgcacttcaaTATAGTGGACAACCTATTTTAAAATCA CATGTTGATGTAGTCTTTTATTATTTGAGGAAGAAAGGTATGTATCGTGACTCTACTGTTTTGAAGTTCACTACAACTGATACTACCTTTCAAAAGAGGATTGAAGCCATTTATGATTCTTTTTTAAAGAAGAATCACGGTCATGGGGTAATGAATCGTAACCATGTTGTTGTTGAGGTTATGATGGGCTTTGGATTGAGTTGCAACAAATCTTGGCTACAA AGCTGTGATCGTAAAGATCATGTTGCCTTGCTAGCTATAGAACCATTTCGTTTTTTGCTACcaacttatttatctatcattgGATTTTATGAGCGAACTGATATAGACTTCTCTTCAAAGCCTTATGTTGGGAGACCTCAAGCTAGTTCTTTTGAAGTAGTTATGGATGATGACATTCCTTCTGGGTCGCTTAT AGACAGTGCAATATATATGTTCTCTTTTGCTGAGTATTTCATTGGTAGAAAAGAGATTCCAAGATGTGATTTTGATGTTGAATTTCATAGGTCTAGGCTTGCTTATTTACTATACTCATATGCAATGGGAAAGCAAGAATGTGGATATGAGAGTGCACGAGAGTATGCTTTGTCATGA